One genomic window of Pigmentiphaga litoralis includes the following:
- a CDS encoding condensation domain-containing protein has translation MSIEMNEASRSCGLSPEQRAAMAAWGGSASAHHAVHAISVVIGDEVTLAQLEVALRIALREHTILRFCIRHIPGFRSLRLVEADQERQVKILRLEGEADVADFLRAPLELQRGELLRVAVVDDSDHSKKLVVAMSAIAADRGSLTTFVDSVAAALKNDSPTEDTFQYQQYMEWRQELDADASGSVAPAYWTGYLQDKQSWARPKLVYRAAGDHVPSLRRIRVSRNVDRAIVLPLAKAAASGALSAEIHLQTVWWLLLARLCGFQAFAGGWQHDCRADYEIMRGAVGVFDKVLPVVVNGRGDEPFSLWLSRMASRAHAHIDAQEQCPIESLSEGHHLAVGFACDLPRSANVPGWKVEQLSGPMPFRASAVHWVRTRQVDYGASCESLALFAPVTGSVACAVRIAAERGPSASGQRGVRVVAHRHRTCAGSAFRLERAHCRLWKRDGRSAH, from the coding sequence ATGTCGATTGAGATGAACGAGGCCAGCCGTTCGTGCGGGTTGAGTCCGGAACAGCGCGCTGCGATGGCGGCGTGGGGCGGCAGTGCGTCCGCACACCATGCCGTCCACGCAATCAGCGTGGTGATCGGCGATGAAGTCACGCTGGCGCAGCTTGAAGTGGCTCTCCGCATCGCGCTGCGCGAGCACACCATCTTGCGCTTCTGCATTCGGCATATTCCCGGGTTTCGCAGTTTGCGGCTGGTGGAAGCGGATCAGGAGCGGCAGGTGAAGATACTGCGGCTTGAAGGCGAGGCCGACGTCGCTGATTTCTTGCGTGCCCCCCTCGAGCTGCAAAGGGGAGAATTGCTGCGCGTGGCGGTGGTTGATGACTCGGACCACTCGAAAAAGCTGGTGGTCGCAATGAGCGCTATCGCGGCGGATCGCGGAAGTCTTACCACTTTCGTTGACAGCGTGGCTGCTGCTTTGAAAAATGACAGCCCCACCGAAGACACCTTTCAATACCAGCAGTACATGGAATGGCGGCAGGAGTTGGACGCCGACGCATCGGGGTCTGTGGCACCTGCTTATTGGACTGGGTATCTGCAGGACAAGCAGTCATGGGCTCGACCCAAGCTTGTATATCGCGCCGCCGGCGACCACGTCCCGTCTCTCAGGCGCATCCGCGTCAGCCGTAATGTCGATCGGGCGATAGTGCTACCGCTGGCCAAAGCTGCAGCGTCAGGGGCACTGTCCGCTGAAATCCATCTCCAGACCGTATGGTGGTTGCTGTTGGCAAGACTTTGCGGTTTCCAAGCCTTCGCAGGCGGGTGGCAGCACGATTGCAGGGCAGACTACGAGATCATGCGCGGCGCTGTCGGCGTTTTCGACAAGGTGCTGCCGGTAGTGGTGAACGGACGTGGCGATGAGCCGTTCTCGTTGTGGCTGAGTCGTATGGCGAGTCGGGCGCACGCGCACATCGACGCGCAAGAGCAATGCCCCATTGAGTCGCTGAGCGAAGGTCATCATCTTGCCGTGGGATTTGCCTGCGATCTTCCTCGGTCAGCGAATGTGCCGGGATGGAAAGTCGAACAGCTTTCGGGCCCGATGCCTTTTCGAGCTAGCGCTGTGCATTGGGTCCGAACCAGGCAAGTTGACTATGGCGCTTCATGCGAGTCCCTTGCTCTATTCGCGCCAGTCACTGGAAGTGTTGCTTGCGCAGTACGAATCGCTGCTGAAAGAGGTCCTTCAGCATCCGGACAGCGCGGTGTCCGAGTTGTCGCTCACCGGCACCGGACGTGCGCTGGATCAGCTTTCAGGTTGGAACGCGCCCACTGTCGACTTTGGAAACGAGACGGTCGGTCAGCACATTGA
- a CDS encoding non-ribosomal peptide synthetase, which translates to MSELSLTGTGRALDQLSGWNAPTVDFGNETVGQHIEAWSRRSPDAVALVTGLRRVSYLELDRQANRLAHWLQSKGVTAGALVAVELPRSTDLIVAILAAWKVGAAYLPLEPDWPEKRKNALLADAQPALILHADQTVSESVRAGINILTTPLNDFPVSPIGYTPRLSDPAYVLYTSGSTGQPKGVLIGHGQLLNYVAAASAAMRLGEVRRWGLCSSVVADLGNTALFGALFNGASLHIADQGEAKNAAAFARFMGQHDIDGLKIAPSHLSALLEHDAPRLPRTLILGGEFAPRSLIERILQLAPATSIFNHYGPTETTIGVMIHEVDPTDRLGDTLPLSTVLANVSVYVLDEKMRPVAPGERGHLYVSGAQLCDGYLNTRAGDAFVTDPWDAETRLYRTGDVAAVLPWGGLELVGRADQQVKIRGFRVELGEVESTLLTINGVRQGAVVPLRSGSDVELIAYVVNGQKGLDAEKALRQALSAALPQHMLPSRVMLLTELPRLPNGKIDRVGLADMAASTDGCPGDADYQSPLEKFIAMAMADLLGRERVGPDQDFFELGGHSLLVIRLVARIRKHLQAEVDPGLVFDHASARALAAVLPGHAQPNPFESTEVRNESQ; encoded by the coding sequence GTGTCCGAGTTGTCGCTCACCGGCACCGGACGTGCGCTGGATCAGCTTTCAGGTTGGAACGCGCCCACTGTCGACTTTGGAAACGAGACGGTCGGTCAGCACATTGAGGCCTGGAGCCGACGTAGCCCCGATGCGGTCGCACTGGTGACCGGACTGCGCCGAGTGAGTTACCTGGAGCTGGATAGGCAAGCAAACCGGCTGGCGCACTGGTTGCAATCAAAAGGTGTCACTGCGGGCGCGTTGGTCGCAGTAGAACTCCCCCGAAGTACAGATCTGATAGTAGCGATCCTTGCCGCCTGGAAGGTCGGCGCAGCCTATTTGCCTTTGGAGCCAGACTGGCCCGAAAAGAGAAAGAACGCGCTGCTGGCTGACGCCCAACCGGCCCTGATATTGCATGCTGACCAAACGGTCTCAGAAAGCGTGCGGGCCGGCATCAACATTCTGACGACCCCCCTTAATGACTTTCCGGTAAGTCCAATCGGCTACACGCCCCGCCTTAGCGATCCTGCCTATGTCTTGTACACGTCGGGCTCGACAGGGCAGCCCAAGGGGGTATTGATCGGTCATGGACAGTTGTTGAATTATGTTGCGGCAGCCTCGGCGGCGATGCGGCTCGGTGAAGTCCGTCGTTGGGGACTATGCAGTTCCGTCGTTGCCGACCTGGGAAACACGGCCTTGTTCGGTGCCCTGTTCAATGGAGCGTCCTTACACATTGCCGACCAGGGAGAGGCCAAAAACGCGGCTGCATTCGCACGATTCATGGGTCAGCACGACATCGACGGGCTCAAAATCGCACCGTCTCATCTCAGCGCGTTGCTCGAGCACGATGCGCCAAGACTTCCACGCACGCTGATCCTGGGTGGTGAGTTTGCCCCGCGCTCGCTGATCGAACGCATTCTGCAGCTAGCACCTGCAACCTCGATCTTCAATCACTACGGCCCGACAGAAACGACGATTGGCGTAATGATCCATGAGGTTGACCCGACGGACCGGCTCGGCGACACCCTACCGTTGTCGACAGTTCTGGCTAACGTCAGCGTCTATGTCCTGGACGAAAAAATGCGGCCTGTCGCACCAGGGGAACGGGGCCACCTCTATGTCTCTGGCGCGCAACTCTGCGATGGCTACCTGAACACACGTGCAGGCGATGCTTTTGTCACCGATCCATGGGACGCCGAAACAAGGCTCTATCGCACGGGTGACGTAGCTGCGGTGCTGCCGTGGGGAGGCCTGGAGCTTGTTGGCCGTGCCGATCAACAAGTCAAGATCCGAGGTTTCCGCGTCGAGCTTGGCGAGGTCGAGTCCACCCTGTTGACCATCAACGGCGTCAGGCAAGGTGCAGTCGTTCCCCTCCGAAGCGGGTCGGACGTCGAACTGATCGCATATGTCGTCAATGGTCAGAAAGGGCTGGACGCTGAGAAAGCCCTGCGCCAGGCATTGTCGGCCGCCCTGCCGCAGCACATGCTGCCATCCAGGGTCATGTTACTGACCGAACTCCCTCGCTTGCCCAATGGAAAGATCGACCGGGTGGGTCTCGCCGACATGGCGGCATCGACCGATGGGTGCCCAGGCGATGCTGACTACCAGTCGCCGCTCGAAAAGTTCATCGCCATGGCGATGGCAGACTTGCTGGGACGGGAGCGCGTCGGACCCGATCAGGATTTCTTTGAGCTGGGCGGACATTCGCTTCTCGTCATTCGATTGGTCGCGCGCATCCGGAAGCATCTACAGGCAGAAGTCGACCCAGGTCTTGTCTTCGATCATGCCAGTGCGCGGGCACTGGCAGCGGTTTTGCCTGGTCATGCTCAGCCCAACCCATTCGAATCCACGGAGGTCCGGAATGAATCCCAGTAA
- a CDS encoding non-ribosomal peptide synthetase, translated as MDPASTAYHLCGALTFTGELNVPALQTCVGAVVSRHDSLRATFEEISGGEIGQTVSESAAFLFECTDLREYSDDEQLMRLQAIVDRATRKPFDLRTGPLLRTVLIRTREDQHQFVVVMHHITSDEWSIQIILDELRAFYDARVTGAIPQLEDPEIRYADYAAWQRRWVQSADCDKQVSWWRDYLRDEQSVLELVPDHPRNADGKYQASTYRFDIAADLIIALSDMTRRRGGTLFVALATALQAVLFRYTGQERFNIGIPVSNRTRDELSRVVGLFVNTVVLRSRLCNRMSLNELWTCTRDSLFDIQARQEVPFEKLVELTDSVRRLDRQPLFQVMFNHLKRKQPAKQSWRGVTVERLLIDEPDAQIELGLQTIESHDGKVEACITFAKELFEPSTIARLASHYLTMLRALSEDPDQAIADVEMLDHSEILHLNSCGQGETTSAAPSAVHKVFEAITLKQPHSVALLLNGESMTYDALNARANRLAHLLIQRGVGPDTLVGIALDRSFDMVVSLLAVLKAGGAYVPLDPKYPKERLAHMIQDSGLNVLISRVNCSFLPDTQAKPQCIAIDDIQLSGCKDSDPVVEGHLEQLAYVIYTSGSTGRPKGVGVSHGCLIRHAKTMSDVFGLSACDRVLQFSTLNFDGCIEQIFPTLISGAALVLRGNDLWDSLTFHRCLLRDQITVVDITTAYWMVLVQDFVRFRVSCHGALRQLHIGGEAMPPEGLKAWLKAGLGHVRLLNTYGPTEATVTASVLDCKPYVDGHIDLPLNMPIGRPLAGRQLLVLDQNLVQTPVGVPGELFIGGELLARGYLGRRALTAERFVADPYGTPGSRLYRSGDLVRWDANLRLEYLGRVDHQVKIRGFRVELGEIEAQLLAFSGVREAIVVVKREPAGARLIGYVSTQADAAVVGDDLRRWLESRLPDYMVPSAILVLRALPLNANGKVDRHALPEVVPEQSEEYEMPLGDMETALADLWGEILRVASVSRNDNFFAMGGNSIAALRLTARIKADMHVELPLRDVFQNSSLRSLALHVAKLHSQPAEMLTGPTTRIGRQSSQPVSPMQHRLWLTERIGRGSASQGPAAYNMALALRLNGALNSDALKMAIEAVVLRHEVLRTVYPEDDSGNPVVVIQAAQPLEVPIDVIPNDAMEATAKVAQLIKQTADLPFDLENGPLLRARLIRLSSKSHLLVLAVHHIAFDGWSESVFFRDLAEYYEALCLDRSVDLPALNVQYADYAVWHRKHLHATLLEAAAFWQKYLSDAPAVSTLKLDFPRRPGVTTQGDAVTVVIPGSTSDAVRKVARTNRTSVFLILLAVFLAQMHRLSEKDDLVVGTDVAGRDQPDLEDLIGFFVNVVPIRSRWMNGANFCQWLEQTQAMFLQALEHAYVPFDQIIGHVKAPRGRGHSPLVQLLFVMQNVPRSNITMTGLEVEVVPAVTRTSKFDLAVFVSDDPKGLQAEWVYSSALYRRETIESLSAAWCEALHRAVAVPNGSMDSLFPSPLKESLMTVPPLSHSAKLDKLKNLVRKDVAAPSKVLASVRTSFLSSGKEFPLVIQPASMDLDAVAWAEGNREFIETSLRKHACLLFRGFGLDTPQDFEAFAEAMQPGLYGGYGDLPKKQGGRNTYRSTPYPERQMILYHNESAHLDRWPRKQWFFCELPSKVGGATPIVDCREMLRRLPAGIVADFEQKGILYVRTFVPRLDVSWQDFFKTESRDEVEARLAGAGIEWRWLDENTLQTRTRCPAVISHPLTGERVFFNQVQLHHVSCLEADVRDDLLALVGAERMTRQAFYGDGSPISDATMHIVGRTYEACAVRFEWLPGDVVMLDNMLAAHARDPYEEPRKIVVAMGDMFDKTMLADFYPSTSSGE; from the coding sequence ATGGACCCTGCAAGCACTGCGTACCACCTATGCGGTGCACTGACTTTTACCGGCGAGCTCAATGTGCCAGCGCTTCAGACCTGCGTTGGCGCCGTCGTGAGTCGTCACGATTCCCTGCGCGCAACATTTGAAGAAATATCGGGTGGCGAGATCGGACAAACCGTAAGCGAGTCAGCTGCGTTCCTCTTTGAATGCACTGACCTTCGTGAATACAGTGATGATGAGCAGCTCATGCGTCTTCAAGCGATAGTTGATCGCGCGACAAGAAAACCTTTCGATCTGCGAACCGGACCGCTGCTACGAACAGTTCTGATCCGGACCCGCGAGGATCAGCACCAGTTCGTGGTGGTCATGCACCATATCACCTCAGATGAATGGTCTATACAAATCATCTTGGATGAATTGCGCGCTTTCTACGATGCGAGAGTCACCGGCGCGATTCCTCAGTTAGAGGACCCCGAGATCCGATATGCGGATTACGCAGCCTGGCAGCGGCGCTGGGTGCAAAGTGCAGATTGCGATAAGCAGGTTTCATGGTGGCGCGACTATCTTCGCGATGAACAGTCCGTGTTGGAGCTCGTACCAGACCATCCCCGCAACGCCGACGGCAAGTACCAAGCCAGCACTTATCGCTTTGATATCGCCGCTGATCTGATCATTGCTCTTTCCGACATGACGCGAAGACGCGGTGGCACGTTGTTCGTCGCCCTGGCTACGGCTCTTCAAGCGGTCCTGTTTCGGTACACCGGTCAAGAAAGGTTCAACATCGGCATCCCGGTGAGCAATCGCACGCGGGATGAATTGAGCCGAGTGGTTGGGCTTTTCGTGAATACGGTGGTACTGCGCTCTCGGCTTTGCAACCGCATGTCCCTAAATGAACTGTGGACGTGCACTCGCGATTCACTATTCGATATTCAAGCGCGTCAGGAAGTACCTTTCGAAAAACTCGTCGAGCTTACAGATTCGGTTCGTCGTTTAGACAGACAGCCACTGTTTCAAGTGATGTTCAACCATCTAAAACGAAAACAGCCAGCCAAGCAATCTTGGCGAGGCGTTACGGTTGAACGATTACTCATAGACGAGCCTGACGCGCAGATCGAACTGGGCCTTCAAACAATCGAGTCGCACGACGGCAAGGTTGAAGCGTGCATCACATTTGCGAAAGAGCTATTCGAGCCAAGCACCATTGCTCGTTTGGCCAGCCACTATCTGACCATGCTGCGAGCGCTGTCTGAAGACCCTGACCAAGCAATCGCAGATGTCGAGATGCTCGATCACTCAGAGATTCTGCACCTCAATTCTTGCGGTCAAGGGGAAACTACCAGCGCTGCGCCTTCAGCTGTGCACAAAGTGTTCGAAGCGATAACGCTTAAGCAACCCCACAGCGTTGCCCTGCTGCTCAACGGCGAGTCGATGACTTACGACGCTCTGAACGCAAGGGCCAATCGCCTGGCGCACTTGTTGATCCAAAGAGGGGTGGGGCCGGACACTCTGGTCGGCATCGCGCTCGACCGATCTTTCGATATGGTCGTAAGCTTGCTTGCCGTTCTGAAAGCTGGGGGCGCCTATGTCCCACTTGATCCCAAGTACCCGAAAGAACGCTTGGCGCACATGATCCAGGACAGTGGCCTCAATGTACTGATCTCTCGGGTGAATTGTTCTTTTCTGCCTGATACCCAGGCGAAGCCGCAATGCATAGCTATCGACGATATTCAGTTGTCCGGTTGCAAAGATAGTGACCCCGTCGTCGAAGGACATCTCGAACAACTGGCTTATGTCATCTATACCTCGGGGTCGACCGGACGTCCGAAGGGCGTTGGGGTATCCCACGGTTGCCTGATTCGACATGCAAAAACGATGTCTGATGTATTCGGACTTTCTGCGTGCGATCGCGTTCTTCAGTTTTCGACGCTTAACTTCGATGGGTGCATCGAGCAAATATTTCCGACGTTGATCAGCGGTGCTGCTTTGGTACTACGTGGTAATGACCTTTGGGACAGCCTTACCTTTCATCGTTGCCTGCTGCGCGATCAAATCACGGTCGTCGACATCACTACGGCTTATTGGATGGTCCTGGTTCAGGACTTCGTTCGTTTCCGTGTGAGTTGCCATGGCGCTTTGAGGCAACTTCATATCGGAGGCGAAGCAATGCCCCCAGAAGGACTCAAGGCGTGGCTGAAGGCTGGTCTTGGCCACGTCAGATTGCTAAATACGTATGGTCCGACTGAGGCGACCGTAACCGCATCAGTCCTTGATTGCAAACCGTACGTGGACGGGCATATCGACCTGCCGCTCAATATGCCGATCGGGCGCCCTCTGGCAGGTCGGCAGCTACTTGTGCTTGATCAGAATCTGGTTCAAACGCCTGTCGGGGTTCCTGGGGAACTCTTCATCGGCGGAGAGCTTCTGGCGCGTGGATACCTTGGACGCCGGGCACTTACCGCAGAAAGGTTTGTCGCCGATCCGTACGGCACCCCGGGCAGCCGGCTCTACCGATCCGGCGATCTGGTTCGCTGGGATGCAAATCTCCGTTTGGAGTATCTCGGCCGTGTAGATCACCAGGTAAAGATCCGTGGATTTCGGGTTGAGCTTGGAGAGATTGAAGCTCAGTTGCTGGCCTTCTCAGGTGTCAGGGAAGCGATCGTGGTGGTGAAACGCGAGCCGGCTGGTGCACGTCTGATCGGCTACGTTTCTACCCAAGCCGACGCAGCAGTCGTCGGCGACGACTTGCGTCGTTGGTTGGAGTCCAGGTTGCCCGACTACATGGTGCCAAGTGCAATCCTGGTACTGCGAGCTTTGCCCTTAAATGCCAATGGCAAAGTGGACCGCCACGCACTGCCGGAGGTTGTCCCAGAGCAATCAGAAGAATACGAGATGCCTCTCGGCGACATGGAAACGGCGTTGGCTGATTTGTGGGGCGAAATACTGCGGGTTGCAAGCGTAAGTCGAAACGATAACTTCTTCGCCATGGGAGGAAACTCGATAGCTGCGTTGAGATTGACAGCCCGTATCAAGGCAGACATGCATGTGGAACTGCCGCTGCGTGATGTATTTCAGAACTCGTCTTTGCGATCGCTTGCGTTACACGTCGCCAAGTTGCATAGCCAACCCGCCGAGATGTTGACCGGGCCGACCACGCGCATCGGACGCCAGTCTTCGCAACCCGTCTCTCCAATGCAGCATCGGCTTTGGCTGACTGAGCGTATTGGAAGAGGCTCGGCGTCGCAGGGGCCCGCAGCGTACAACATGGCATTGGCTTTAAGGCTGAACGGCGCTTTGAACTCAGACGCACTCAAGATGGCAATCGAAGCCGTCGTATTGCGGCATGAGGTACTTCGGACGGTATATCCGGAGGACGACAGCGGGAATCCGGTCGTTGTTATTCAGGCGGCACAGCCACTGGAGGTGCCGATAGACGTCATTCCGAATGACGCTATGGAAGCAACGGCAAAGGTCGCACAGTTGATAAAACAAACAGCGGACCTGCCTTTCGATCTTGAGAACGGTCCGCTGCTGCGCGCTCGGTTGATAAGGTTAAGCAGCAAGAGCCACCTGCTCGTGCTTGCGGTACATCACATCGCTTTCGATGGGTGGTCCGAGTCCGTCTTCTTTCGTGACCTTGCCGAGTATTACGAAGCGCTGTGCTTGGACCGTAGCGTGGATCTTCCAGCGCTGAACGTCCAATATGCTGACTATGCGGTCTGGCACAGGAAACATCTTCACGCCACTTTGCTCGAAGCCGCGGCGTTCTGGCAAAAATATCTGTCAGACGCCCCTGCGGTGTCCACACTCAAGCTGGATTTCCCGCGGCGTCCAGGCGTAACCACTCAGGGCGATGCCGTCACCGTTGTCATACCTGGCAGCACCAGCGACGCAGTCCGCAAAGTCGCTCGCACGAATCGAACATCAGTCTTCCTCATTCTGCTTGCAGTCTTCCTTGCCCAAATGCACCGGCTCAGCGAAAAGGACGACTTGGTAGTTGGCACTGATGTTGCAGGACGCGATCAGCCCGATCTCGAGGATCTGATTGGCTTCTTCGTGAACGTTGTTCCGATCCGGTCGCGCTGGATGAACGGGGCGAACTTCTGCCAATGGCTCGAACAAACACAGGCGATGTTTCTGCAAGCCCTTGAGCATGCCTACGTTCCGTTCGACCAGATTATTGGACATGTCAAAGCGCCACGTGGTCGCGGGCACAGTCCCCTGGTCCAGCTTCTGTTTGTCATGCAAAACGTTCCGCGAAGCAACATCACGATGACTGGCTTGGAAGTCGAAGTCGTTCCGGCTGTCACACGAACATCAAAGTTCGACCTTGCGGTGTTCGTTAGTGATGATCCGAAGGGCCTGCAAGCAGAGTGGGTCTATTCAAGCGCGCTGTACCGCCGTGAAACGATCGAAAGCTTATCGGCCGCCTGGTGCGAAGCTTTGCACCGTGCGGTGGCTGTCCCGAATGGCTCGATGGACAGTCTGTTTCCTTCCCCCCTTAAGGAGTCCTTGATGACGGTCCCACCGCTATCTCATTCTGCAAAGCTCGACAAGCTCAAGAATCTTGTGCGCAAGGATGTAGCCGCCCCATCGAAGGTTTTGGCTTCGGTCCGAACCTCGTTCCTGTCATCCGGAAAGGAGTTTCCGTTGGTCATTCAGCCAGCCAGCATGGATCTGGATGCCGTCGCGTGGGCAGAAGGTAACAGGGAGTTCATCGAAACGTCTCTTCGAAAGCACGCATGCCTCTTGTTCCGCGGATTTGGCCTGGACACGCCACAGGATTTCGAGGCGTTTGCCGAGGCGATGCAACCGGGCCTTTACGGCGGATACGGAGACCTGCCGAAGAAGCAGGGCGGGCGCAACACCTATCGCTCGACTCCTTACCCAGAACGGCAAATGATCCTGTATCACAACGAAAGCGCGCATCTGGATCGTTGGCCCAGGAAGCAGTGGTTCTTTTGCGAGCTGCCGTCCAAGGTCGGAGGTGCAACGCCCATCGTCGATTGCCGCGAGATGCTTCGCCGGCTGCCGGCCGGGATCGTCGCGGACTTTGAGCAGAAGGGCATTCTTTACGTGCGCACCTTCGTACCGCGTCTGGATGTCAGCTGGCAGGATTTCTTCAAGACAGAGAGCCGGGACGAGGTGGAAGCCCGATTGGCAGGTGCAGGCATCGAGTGGCGATGGCTTGATGAAAACACCTTGCAGACCCGCACGCGCTGCCCCGCGGTGATTTCGCACCCGCTGACTGGCGAGCGTGTGTTCTTCAACCAAGTCCAACTGCACCACGTCAGTTGCCTCGAAGCCGACGTCCGTGATGACCTGCTGGCACTGGTCGGCGCTGAGCGCATGACCCGACAGGCCTTTTATGGGGACGGTTCGCCAATCAGCGACGCGACGATGCACATCGTAGGCCGCACCTACGAAGCGTGCGCCGTCCGCTTCGAGTGGCTGCCTGGCGACGTCGTGATGCTGGACAACATGCTTGCCGCACACGCTCGCGATCCCTATGAGGAACCGCGGAAGATCGTGGTCGCCATGGGTGACATGTTTGACAAGACGATGCTGGCCGATTTTTACCCGTCAACGTCTTCTGGAGAATAA